From Nymphaea colorata isolate Beijing-Zhang1983 chromosome 6, ASM883128v2, whole genome shotgun sequence, a single genomic window includes:
- the LOC116256622 gene encoding uncharacterized protein LOC116256622: MAKAFLHKAAKKMKKFADRNRRPMEFRVGDQVLVKLYPDHMGIFRGRHRSLIRKYERPFTVLKRIGKLACKLGLPPDFKVHSMFHVCNLKPLYFDEEDPDRSVPERDPILQRAPSTKRAADRQMKEILWHKTNYLGEPKKYQVKWIGEQNPTSEYAFRMKQRYPLEVKAYHEAAGAEDGA, from the coding sequence atggctaaggcgttcttacatAAGGCcgccaagaaaatgaagaagtttgCGGATCGGAATCGAAGGCCGATGGAATTCCGAGTTGGTGACCAAGTCCTCGTGAAGCTCTATCCTGACCACATGGGCATTTTTCGTGGTCGACACAGGTCATTAATCCGCAAGTATGAGAGACCTTTCACAGTGCTGAAAAGAATCGGGAAGTTAGCCTGCAAGCTAGGcttgccgccagactttaaggtgcattcaatGTTTCATGTCTGTAACCTAAAGCCCTTATACTTTGATGAGGAAGACCCTGATAGAAGCGTCCCGGAACGAGACCCGATCTTACAGCGAGCCCCGtcgaccaagcgagcggcggaccgtcAGATGAAAGAAATTCTTTGGCACAAAACAAACTATCTAGGGGAACcaaagaagtaccaagtgaagtggataggcgaacaaAATCCAACCTCAGAGTATGCCTTTCGtatgaagcagcgctacccgctggaagtcaaggcctatcatgaagCTGCTGGTGCCGAGGACGgcgcttga